A genomic window from Pseudonocardia broussonetiae includes:
- a CDS encoding MBL fold metallo-hydrolase: protein MTHPVRAHGRGAGTPERRFRVGDVTVTPLVQFHYRVHPRRFFGDLDPASLDPGAWYRQPPYCDDGFLVIDMGGFLVRTPTRTVLVDVGVGNGKTRPNPCFDHRDDDWFGALERAGATADEVDTVVFTHLHVDHVGFATRSDGSAWVPAFPSARYLTTAAELDYWTGASAGGFRDVLGGYVDDSVLPLRAAGVLDLVEPDLRICDELRLLPAAGHTPGNVCVEVESGGQQAVFAGDMVHHALQLAFPWRSTDFCVHAADAGEARQRLLRDIADRDVLLFPAHFPDSAPGRVVTDPAGGYRYEVVEGEPVRPPTATATATATGSHRDEEER, encoded by the coding sequence GGTCCGGGCCCACGGCCGCGGCGCCGGCACGCCCGAGCGGCGGTTCCGCGTCGGCGACGTGACGGTGACGCCGCTGGTCCAGTTCCACTACCGCGTCCACCCGCGGCGCTTCTTCGGCGACCTCGATCCCGCGTCGCTCGACCCGGGCGCCTGGTACCGGCAGCCGCCCTACTGCGACGACGGGTTCCTCGTCATCGACATGGGCGGGTTCCTGGTCCGCACCCCGACGCGGACCGTCCTCGTCGACGTCGGCGTCGGGAACGGCAAGACGCGGCCCAACCCCTGCTTCGACCACCGCGACGACGACTGGTTCGGGGCGCTGGAACGGGCGGGCGCGACGGCCGACGAGGTCGACACCGTCGTGTTCACCCACCTGCACGTCGACCACGTCGGCTTCGCGACGCGCTCCGACGGCTCGGCGTGGGTGCCGGCGTTCCCCTCCGCGCGGTACCTCACCACCGCCGCCGAGCTGGACTACTGGACGGGCGCCTCGGCCGGGGGGTTCCGCGACGTGCTCGGCGGCTACGTCGACGACAGCGTGCTGCCGCTGCGGGCCGCGGGCGTGCTCGACCTGGTGGAGCCGGACCTGCGGATCTGCGACGAGCTCCGGCTGCTCCCGGCCGCGGGGCACACCCCCGGCAACGTGTGCGTCGAGGTGGAGTCCGGCGGGCAGCAGGCCGTCTTCGCCGGCGACATGGTCCACCACGCCCTCCAGCTGGCCTTCCCGTGGAGGAGCACGGACTTCTGCGTCCACGCCGCCGACGCGGGCGAGGCGAGGCAGCGGCTGCTGCGCGACATCGCCGACCGCGACGTCCTGCTGTTCCCGGCCCACTTCCCCGACTCGGCCCCGGGCCGGGTCGTCACCGACCCGGCCGGGGGCTACCGGTACGAGGTGGTCGAGGGGGAGCCGGTGCGACCCCCGACCGCCACCGCGACCGCCACCGCCACCGGGAGCCACCGCGACGAGGAGGAACGATGA
- a CDS encoding carboxymuconolactone decarboxylase family protein, with product MTERLTRLRPEDMSEEQAGIYACFTGGRRADPRSAFSLLHPDGGLVGPPDAWLRSPPLGRVLERIGWVLRFELALSDRSREIAILLHAFHRNSPFELYAHRRAGLASGLTDAEIEGLASRTAPEFRSAEERLVFLTTQAVLDRRDLDDAEYAAAVAELGERRLFELLTLLGYYDLVATQLAVFRVQPPPEAGSAAG from the coding sequence ATGACCGAGCGCCTGACCCGCCTGCGGCCCGAGGACATGAGCGAGGAGCAGGCCGGCATCTACGCCTGCTTCACCGGCGGCAGGCGGGCCGACCCCCGCTCCGCCTTCTCCCTGCTGCACCCCGACGGCGGCCTCGTCGGCCCCCCGGACGCCTGGCTGCGCAGCCCGCCGCTGGGGCGGGTGCTCGAGCGGATCGGGTGGGTCCTGCGCTTCGAGCTCGCCCTCTCCGACCGGTCCCGGGAGATCGCGATCCTGCTCCACGCCTTCCACCGGAACAGCCCCTTCGAGCTGTACGCGCACCGGCGGGCGGGCCTCGCGTCGGGCCTCACGGACGCCGAGATCGAGGGACTCGCCTCGCGCACCGCGCCGGAGTTCCGGTCCGCCGAGGAGCGCCTGGTGTTCCTCACGACGCAGGCGGTCCTCGACCGGCGCGACCTCGACGACGCCGAGTACGCCGCGGCCGTCGCGGAGCTGGGGGAGCGCAGGCTGTTCGAGCTGCTCACGCTCCTGGGGTACTACGACCTGGTCGCCACGCAGCTGGCGGTGTTCCGGGTGCAGCCGCCGCCGGAGGCGGGGTCGGCGGCCGGGTAG
- a CDS encoding LysR substrate-binding domain-containing protein: MTVRFSLRQLEFFVAVADAGSISGGAERCGASQAGVSLAIRDLERHLGVQLLVRRRAKGAVLTEAGHGLLLDARRLLGSADELQALASATGGQVSGTLAVGCYVTLAPFLIPPVLDEFAGRHPALDVQVTEGAADDLREALLDGRCELAFLYDVDEGSGLSTVPIRTTRPYLILAADHPLAEQESIALAEIAAEPLIMFDVPSARNAARMLADAGLVPRLRHLSSNIEVVRCLVARGVGYSILVQRWPTDVSFEGLPIASRAISDPTQERRAVLAWPTRTRLTRRAQALIDFCVSRDGGS, encoded by the coding sequence GCCGAGCGCTGCGGCGCCTCGCAGGCCGGCGTGTCCCTCGCGATCCGCGACCTGGAGCGCCACCTGGGCGTCCAGCTCCTCGTGCGGCGGAGGGCCAAGGGAGCGGTGCTCACCGAGGCCGGCCACGGCCTGCTGCTCGACGCCCGCCGGCTGCTCGGGAGCGCCGACGAGCTGCAGGCGCTCGCCTCCGCGACCGGCGGCCAGGTCAGCGGGACGCTGGCGGTGGGCTGCTACGTCACGCTCGCGCCGTTCCTCATCCCGCCGGTCCTCGACGAGTTCGCCGGCCGCCACCCGGCCCTGGACGTGCAGGTCACCGAGGGCGCCGCCGACGACCTGCGCGAGGCGCTGCTCGACGGCCGGTGCGAGCTCGCGTTCCTCTACGACGTCGACGAGGGCTCGGGCCTGTCGACCGTGCCGATCCGCACGACCCGTCCCTACCTCATCCTGGCGGCCGACCACCCCCTCGCCGAGCAGGAGAGCATCGCGCTCGCCGAGATCGCCGCCGAGCCCCTGATCATGTTCGACGTCCCCAGCGCGCGGAACGCCGCCCGGATGCTGGCCGACGCCGGGCTGGTCCCCCGCCTGCGCCACCTCAGCTCGAACATCGAGGTCGTGCGCTGCCTCGTCGCGCGCGGCGTGGGCTACTCGATCCTGGTGCAGCGCTGGCCGACCGACGTCAGCTTCGAGGGCCTGCCCATCGCCTCGCGCGCCATCTCCGACCCGACGCAGGAGCGCCGGGCCGTCCTCGCCTGGCCCACCCGGACGCGGCTGACCCGCCGGGCCCAGGCGCTCATCGACTTCTGCGTGTCCCGCGACGGCGGGTCGTGA